The following are from one region of the Carassius auratus strain Wakin chromosome 43, ASM336829v1, whole genome shotgun sequence genome:
- the LOC113061541 gene encoding FYVE, RhoGEF and PH domain-containing protein 4-like isoform X6 translates to MEGGGVGGAKGRGLVSDLISRFEENRHTDSRREGAPLKQVSRSPNCSPARKNYQRQTEKPTDSSSAANSPDHALTPPNGVLNQNNKEQDLNQDMDEITHDTAPVERTDSQELVNGDDSDGAKKEIMEEDCVDPPHAHTEQAEEERKEPEQHDVVMNSIPEQKETNEQKLYKIVNELLQTEKAYVARLNLLDKVFYAKLIEEARKDTFPVDVVKNIFSNISSIHTFHSQFLLPDLEKRMGEWTETPRIGDILQKLTPFLKMYAEYVKNFDHAMDLLKQWTDRSPPFKAIILEIQRQEVCGSLSLQHHMLEPVQRVPRYEMLLKDYLKKLPQDHIDQRDAEKSLEIIAMAATHSNTAIRKTENLKKLLEIYEMLGEEEDIVNASNELIKEGHILKLAARNTSAMDRYLFLFNNMLLYCVPKFSLVGQKFTVRTRIGIEGMKVMETYNEDYPHTFQVSGKERTLELQASSEQDKESWIKAFQETIDISLQKNETFKSAFKDVEEVPDLKISELGKRAPRWIRDNEVTMCMKCKEAFNAITRRRHHCRACGYVVCWKCSDYKATLEYDANKMSKVCKDCFCILTGHRDSEEREGKKKGILELRKKLRRPRTVVVNSSAIEAAQFSGNSIMCGFLQYCEKNKPWQKVWCIIPQKEALVLYLYRAPQDVKAQSSIPLLGYQVEDSPRPTDPPASFRISQSKSVHSFAAESEELKQRWLKVIRMAVTGEVPKSPEEHHSTEIPQEPSSNGV, encoded by the exons ATGGAGGGGGGAGGAGTAGGAGGAGCAAAAGGGAGGGGCCTAGTGTCTGACCTCATCAGTCGCTTTGAGGAAAACAG acacacagacagtcGGAGGGAGGGCGCTCCTCTGAAGCAGGTCAGCAGATCTCCCAACTGCAGCCCGGCTCGCAAAAACTACCAGAGACAGACGGAGAAGCCCACAGACTCCAGCTCTGCTGCGAACAGCCCAGATCATGCTCTCACACCCCCCAATGGGGTTCTAAATCAAAATAACAAAGAACAGGACTTGAATCAGGACATGGATGAAATTACACATGACACAGCTCCGGTTGAGAGGACAGACAGCCAGGAACTGGTGAATGGAGATGACAGCGATGGGGCTAAGAAGGAAATTATGGAAGAGGACTGTGTAGACCCGCCTCACGCTCACACGGAACAGGCCGAGGAGGAGAGGAAAGAGCCAGAGCAGCATGACGTTGTGATGAACAGCATCCCAGAGCAGAAG GAAACCAATGAGCAGAAACTCTACAAGATAGTGAATGAACTTCTGCAGACAGAGAAGGCTTATGTTGCACGACTCAACTTGCTAGATAAG GTGTTTTATGCCAAGCTGATAGAAGAAGCCAGAAAAGACACGTTCCCCGTGGATGTGGTGAAAAACATCTTTTCCAACATCTCTTCCATTCATACCTTCCACAGCCAGTTCCTTTTGCCTGACCTGGAAAAACGCATGGGGGAATG GACGGAAACACCTCGCATTGGGGACATCCTACAGAAACTCACTCCCTTTCTAAAGATGTACGCTGAATATGTGAAGAACTTTGATCATGCCATGGATCTCCTGAAGCAGTGGACAGATCGATCACCTCCGTTTAAAGCCATCATTCTGGAAATCCAG CGTCAGGAAGTATGTGGCAGTCTGTCGCTGCAGCACCACATGTTGGAGCCCGTTCAGAGAGTGCCACGGTACGAGATGCTGCTCAAAGACTATCTGAAGAAACTTCCTCAGGACCACATAGACCAGCGGGATGCTGAAA AGTCTTTAGAGATCATTGCCATGGCTGCCACTCATTCCAACACCGCCATTAGAAAAACA GAAAACCTTAAGAAATTGCTGGAGATTTATGAGATGCTGGGAGAGGAAGAGGACATAGTGAACGCCTCAAATGAGTTAATAAAGGAGGGTCATATTCTAAAACTGGCAGCCAGAAACACTTCAGCCATGGACAGATATCTCTTCCTG TTCAACAACATGCTGCTGTACTGCGTTCCCAAGTTCAGTTTGGTGGGACAGAAGTTTACGGTCCGCACACGTATCGGGATCGAAGGCATGAAGGTGATGGAGACATACAATGAGGATTATCCTCACACCTTTCAGGTTTCCGGAAAGGAACGGACACTGGAGCTGCAGGCCAG CTCTGAACAGGATAAAGAAAGCTGGATAAAG GCATTCCAGGAAACAATAGACATCTCCCTCCAGAAAAATGAGACCTTTAAGTCAGCATTCAAAGATGTGGAGGAAGTACCG GATCTTAAGATATCAGAGCTGGGTAAAAGAGCCCCTCGCTGGATCCGAGACAATGAAGTGACCATGTGCATGAAGTGCAAAGAGGCCTTTAACGCCATCACACGCAGGAGACATCACTGTCGGGCCTGCGGATAC GTGGTCTGCTGGAAGTGTTCAGACTACAAAGCCACTCTGGAATATGACGCGAATAAGATGAGCAAGGTGTGCAAAGACTGTTTCTGCATCCTGACCGGCCATAGAGACAGCGAGGAGAGGGAGGGCAAGAAGAAGGGCATTCTAGAG ttaCGGAAGAAATTGCGACGTCCACGAACTGTTGTGGTGAATTCATCAGCG ATTGAAGCTGCTCAGTTCTCGGGCAACAGTATCATGTGTGGCTTCCTGCAGTACTGCGAGAAGAACAAGCCCTGGCAGAAAGTCTGGTGTATCATTCCTCAAAAAGAAGCTCTAGTTCTCTACTTGTACAGAGCACCTCAG GATGTCAAGGCCCAGTCCTCGATTCCTCTGCTCGGCTACCAGGTGGAGGACAGCCCAAGACCCACCGACCCTCCCGCCAGCTTCAGAATCTCTCAGTCGAAATCAGTCCACAGCTTTGCAGCAGAGAGCGAGGAACTGAAACAGCGCTGGCTCAAAGTGATCCGTATGGCAGTGACAGGAGAGGTACCGAAATCACCTGAAGAACACCATTCTACGGAAATCCCCCAAGAGCCGAGCTCTAATGGCGTCTGA
- the LOC113061541 gene encoding FYVE, RhoGEF and PH domain-containing protein 4-like isoform X2: MGNGLRKIKRRRKYCFWPAKDKASNPSCFASKQCDEEEACVGVKIAQNKAVASHIPNEQDHRSEKLSHGCRFIKKSVTGVNGRVTGRRIPPHLKPQVPPKPAHLQSTVTEVSFPLAAGTSPIDPSMEGGGVGGAKGRGLVSDLISRFEENRHTDSRREGAPLKQVSRSPNCSPARKNYQRQTEKPTDSSSAANSPDHALTPPNGVLNQNNKEQDLNQDMDEITHDTAPVERTDSQELVNGDDSDGAKKEIMEEDCVDPPHAHTEQAEEERKEPEQHDVVMNSIPEQKETNEQKLYKIVNELLQTEKAYVARLNLLDKVFYAKLIEEARKDTFPVDVVKNIFSNISSIHTFHSQFLLPDLEKRMGEWTETPRIGDILQKLTPFLKMYAEYVKNFDHAMDLLKQWTDRSPPFKAIILEIQRQEVCGSLSLQHHMLEPVQRVPRYEMLLKDYLKKLPQDHIDQRDAEKSLEIIAMAATHSNTAIRKTENLKKLLEIYEMLGEEEDIVNASNELIKEGHILKLAARNTSAMDRYLFLFNNMLLYCVPKFSLVGQKFTVRTRIGIEGMKVMETYNEDYPHTFQVSGKERTLELQASSEQDKESWIKAFQETIDISLQKNETFKSAFKDVEEVPDLKISELGKRAPRWIRDNEVTMCMKCKEAFNAITRRRHHCRACGYVVCWKCSDYKATLEYDANKMSKVCKDCFCILTGHRDSEEREGKKKGILELRKKLRRPRTVVVNSSAIEAAQFSGNSIMCGFLQYCEKNKPWQKVWCIIPQKEALVLYLYRAPQDVKAQSSIPLLGYQVEDSPRPTDPPASFRISQSKSVHSFAAESEELKQRWLKVIRMAVTGEVPKSPEEHHSTEIPQEPSSNGV; encoded by the exons ATAAAGCCAGTAATCCCAGCTGCTTTGCCTCCAAACAATGTGATGAAGAGGAAGCTTGTGTTGGGGTGAAGATCGCTCAGAACAAAG CCGTTGCTAGCCATATTCCTAATGAGCAAGATCATCGCAGTGAGAAGTTGAGTCATGGTTGTAGATTCATCAAAAAGAGCGTTACTGGAGTAAATGGAAGAGTTACAGGCCGACGGATTCCACCCCATCTCAAACCACAAG tgcCTCCTAAGCCAGCACACCTTCAGAGTACGGTGACGGAAGTCTCCTTTCCTCTGGCTGCTGGAACGTCACCCATTGATCCCAGCATGGAGGGGGGAGGAGTAGGAGGAGCAAAAGGGAGGGGCCTAGTGTCTGACCTCATCAGTCGCTTTGAGGAAAACAG acacacagacagtcGGAGGGAGGGCGCTCCTCTGAAGCAGGTCAGCAGATCTCCCAACTGCAGCCCGGCTCGCAAAAACTACCAGAGACAGACGGAGAAGCCCACAGACTCCAGCTCTGCTGCGAACAGCCCAGATCATGCTCTCACACCCCCCAATGGGGTTCTAAATCAAAATAACAAAGAACAGGACTTGAATCAGGACATGGATGAAATTACACATGACACAGCTCCGGTTGAGAGGACAGACAGCCAGGAACTGGTGAATGGAGATGACAGCGATGGGGCTAAGAAGGAAATTATGGAAGAGGACTGTGTAGACCCGCCTCACGCTCACACGGAACAGGCCGAGGAGGAGAGGAAAGAGCCAGAGCAGCATGACGTTGTGATGAACAGCATCCCAGAGCAGAAG GAAACCAATGAGCAGAAACTCTACAAGATAGTGAATGAACTTCTGCAGACAGAGAAGGCTTATGTTGCACGACTCAACTTGCTAGATAAG GTGTTTTATGCCAAGCTGATAGAAGAAGCCAGAAAAGACACGTTCCCCGTGGATGTGGTGAAAAACATCTTTTCCAACATCTCTTCCATTCATACCTTCCACAGCCAGTTCCTTTTGCCTGACCTGGAAAAACGCATGGGGGAATG GACGGAAACACCTCGCATTGGGGACATCCTACAGAAACTCACTCCCTTTCTAAAGATGTACGCTGAATATGTGAAGAACTTTGATCATGCCATGGATCTCCTGAAGCAGTGGACAGATCGATCACCTCCGTTTAAAGCCATCATTCTGGAAATCCAG CGTCAGGAAGTATGTGGCAGTCTGTCGCTGCAGCACCACATGTTGGAGCCCGTTCAGAGAGTGCCACGGTACGAGATGCTGCTCAAAGACTATCTGAAGAAACTTCCTCAGGACCACATAGACCAGCGGGATGCTGAAA AGTCTTTAGAGATCATTGCCATGGCTGCCACTCATTCCAACACCGCCATTAGAAAAACA GAAAACCTTAAGAAATTGCTGGAGATTTATGAGATGCTGGGAGAGGAAGAGGACATAGTGAACGCCTCAAATGAGTTAATAAAGGAGGGTCATATTCTAAAACTGGCAGCCAGAAACACTTCAGCCATGGACAGATATCTCTTCCTG TTCAACAACATGCTGCTGTACTGCGTTCCCAAGTTCAGTTTGGTGGGACAGAAGTTTACGGTCCGCACACGTATCGGGATCGAAGGCATGAAGGTGATGGAGACATACAATGAGGATTATCCTCACACCTTTCAGGTTTCCGGAAAGGAACGGACACTGGAGCTGCAGGCCAG CTCTGAACAGGATAAAGAAAGCTGGATAAAG GCATTCCAGGAAACAATAGACATCTCCCTCCAGAAAAATGAGACCTTTAAGTCAGCATTCAAAGATGTGGAGGAAGTACCG GATCTTAAGATATCAGAGCTGGGTAAAAGAGCCCCTCGCTGGATCCGAGACAATGAAGTGACCATGTGCATGAAGTGCAAAGAGGCCTTTAACGCCATCACACGCAGGAGACATCACTGTCGGGCCTGCGGATAC GTGGTCTGCTGGAAGTGTTCAGACTACAAAGCCACTCTGGAATATGACGCGAATAAGATGAGCAAGGTGTGCAAAGACTGTTTCTGCATCCTGACCGGCCATAGAGACAGCGAGGAGAGGGAGGGCAAGAAGAAGGGCATTCTAGAG ttaCGGAAGAAATTGCGACGTCCACGAACTGTTGTGGTGAATTCATCAGCG ATTGAAGCTGCTCAGTTCTCGGGCAACAGTATCATGTGTGGCTTCCTGCAGTACTGCGAGAAGAACAAGCCCTGGCAGAAAGTCTGGTGTATCATTCCTCAAAAAGAAGCTCTAGTTCTCTACTTGTACAGAGCACCTCAG GATGTCAAGGCCCAGTCCTCGATTCCTCTGCTCGGCTACCAGGTGGAGGACAGCCCAAGACCCACCGACCCTCCCGCCAGCTTCAGAATCTCTCAGTCGAAATCAGTCCACAGCTTTGCAGCAGAGAGCGAGGAACTGAAACAGCGCTGGCTCAAAGTGATCCGTATGGCAGTGACAGGAGAGGTACCGAAATCACCTGAAGAACACCATTCTACGGAAATCCCCCAAGAGCCGAGCTCTAATGGCGTCTGA